From a single Rhinolophus ferrumequinum isolate MPI-CBG mRhiFer1 chromosome 15, mRhiFer1_v1.p, whole genome shotgun sequence genomic region:
- the TAT gene encoding tyrosine aminotransferase, translated as MDPYMIQMNGNSNLPSVLDVHVNIGGKNSKQEKGKGRKARWSVRPSDMANNTFNPIRTIVDNMKVKPNPDKTMIALSIGDPTVFGNLPTDPEVTQAMKDALDSGKYNGYAPSIGYLSSREEIASYYHCPEAPLEAKDVILTSGCSQAIELCLAVLANPGQNILVPRPGFSLYRTLAESMGIEVKLYNLLPEKSWEIDLKQLESLIDEKTACLIVNNPSNPCGSVFSKNHLQKILAVAARQCVPILADEIYGDMVFSDSKFEPLATLSSNVPILSCGGLAKRWLVPGWRLGWILIHDRKDIFGNEIRDGLVKLSQRILGPCTIVQGALKSILHRTPQEFYHNTLSFLKSNADLCYGALAAIPGLRPVRPSGAMYLMVEIEMEHFPEFENDVEFTERLVAEQSVHCLPATCFEYPNFFRVVITVPEVMMLEACSRIQEFCEKHYHCAEGSQEECDK; from the exons ATGGACCCGTACATGATCCAGATGAACGGCAACAGCAACCTCCCCTCCGTTCTGGATGTTCATGTTAACATCGGTGGGAAAAACTCCAagcaggaaaaagggaaaggcagGAAGGCCAGGTGGTCTGTGAGGCCCTCGGACATGGCCAACAATACTTTCAATCCCATCCGGACCATCGTGGACAACATGAAGGTGAAGCCAAACCCAGACAAAACCATGATTGCTCTGTCAATTG GGGACCCTACTGTGTTTGGAAACCTGCCTACAGACCCGGAAGTTACCCAAGCAATGAAAGATGCCCTGGACTCCGGAAAGTATAATGGCTATGCTCCTTCCATTG GTTACCTATCCAGTCGGGAAGAGATTGCTTCTTATTACCACTGTCCTGAGGCACCCCTGGAGGCTAAG gaTGTCATTCTGACAAGTGGCTGCAGTCAGGCTATTGAACTTTGTTTAGCTGTGTTGGCCAACCCAGGGCAAAACATCCTAGTTCCAAGACCCGGCTTTTCTCTATATAGGACTTTGGCTGAATCTATGGGGATTGAGGTTAAACTCTACAACTTATTG CCAGAGAAGTCTTGGGAAATTGACCTGAAACAATTAGAATCTCTGATTGATGAAAAGACAGCTTGTCTCATTGTCAACAACCCATCAAATCCCTGTGGGTCAGTGTTTAGTAAAAATCATCTCCAGAAGATTCTGGCCG TGGCTGCAAGGCAGTGTGTCCCCATCTTAGCTGATGAGATCTATGGAGACATG GTGTTTTCAGATTCCAAATTTGAGCCTCTGGCCACCCTCAGCAGCAACGTCCCCATCCTTTCCTGTGGAGGGCTGGCCAAGCGCTGGCTGGTTCCCGGCTGGAGATTGGGCTGGATCCTCATCCATGACCGAAAAGATATTTTTGGCAATGAG ATCCGAGATGGACTGGTAAAGCTGAGTCAGCGGATCCTGGGACCCTGCACCATTGTCCAGGGAGCTCTGAAAAGCATCCTGCATCGCACCCCTCAAGAGTTCTACCACAACACTCTAAGCTTCCTCAAG TCCAATGCGGATCTGTGCTATGGGGCATTGGCTGCCATCCCTGGACTCCGGCCAGTCCGCCCGTCTGGGGCCATGTACCTCATG GTTGAAATTGAGATGGAACATTTCCCAGAATTTGAGAATGATGTGGAGTTCACGGAACGGTTAGTTGCCGAGCAATCTGTCCACTGCCTCCCGGCAACG TGCTTCGAGTACCCGAATTTCTTCCGAGTGGTCATCACAGTCCCCGAAGTGATGATGCTGGAGGCCTGCAGCCGGATCCAGGAGTTCTGTGAGAAGCACTACCACTGTGCTGAGGGGAGTCAGGAGGAGTGCGACAAATAG